The Hordeum vulgare subsp. vulgare chromosome 7H, MorexV3_pseudomolecules_assembly, whole genome shotgun sequence DNA window ATTATGGCACAAGAGGTTTTAGTCATTGATATCTTGGACGGGCTTTAGACTTTGCCCGCCGTGCTCCTGATGTTTATTAGAACGAGTTGAAACAATATTGTAAACTTATAATGTATGTTCAATTTACAGTGTCTGTTCTTGGCGGCTTATTGGCTCATAGAGTTCTGGCACATGCTTTTATAGTGCGGGAATTATTAGTtttaggatatgattttgtttatGTTAGATTTAACTTGATGCTTCTCTTATTGCATTTTAGCATGGTCTTTTCTCCATATCTTGTACCCCAtccattcacaaatataagatgttttagatatttcaatatggactacatacagagtGAAACGAGTGAACAAACATACTAAATTGCTTCTAAATACACAAGAATCAGGAAAAAACTAAAACATCTTATAATAGTGAATACACGGAGTAATAATTTGGCTTTGGCcggtcaaaaataataataatttggCTTTGTGTATCATTAGTGAATAAACCAGGGTTAGCAAATTAAGCTTCTTTTCCAAAAATAAATCTGTAGAGTAAATGTACAATTTTTTATTTGTGTTATGTTAGCTGCAACCATTTTTATCCATGATTGGGAGTTGAGGTGGCAAGTACAATTAATTACTTGGCAATTTAACTCAAACTCTAATATATGTGGTACATCATATGTGCTTTTTGTAAGTACGAAAGTACAATTTTAAGTTGAAATGTTGGTAAGTTTTTCGAGATCCCCATTCCGAGAGGACATAATATAATTATTCCATGCACATATTACATAGTAAGATAATGATAATGTTTCAACATATAAGATGTATGTATTATGAGGTATATCAAAGAAGAAATTAAAAAGCGTACACCTGAGAATGTACTCTAGCGTTGTAAATTAATTTCCCAAATTTCAAAAGTCTATTAAAATCATGAAAATGCATATGTCTATGTCTTTGATGTACATGTAAAATTTAGTCTCTCACATACACCTGGGCATGTTTTACTGTTCATCTTGGTAGCCATGCACGCTACCATTTCGCCTCTCACATACTAGTGTCTTTTTCTTTATATGGAAGTGATCATTAAATCAGTTTGGAACATTTGTTTATATAACTTGTGTCAAAACTTGCACTTTATCATTAAGTAGTCAGAATCAAATATTAACTATTTTTCTCTTATCAGGATTCAGGAGTAAGTTGGATAGTGTCTTGAAATTACCCTAGTTGACATGGTAGAGAGGGTTGACGTATTATCGCATTGCAGGGCTTCACATCTTGAACGGTCACAAATTTAGAAAGGATGTTAGAAAAGTCGTATCTTAAAACAGATGCAATTAATTAGTGTTTTACACAGGTATAAGGTTATCGATTTTGCTTAACCTTCTTGAGATATATTCGCATCTCTGCAATACAACGTTTTATAGGTACTTGGCGGCTAAGAGCGAGGCAGATCATTACGAGCGGGAGTTAAGTAGGGAGCAAGAGGAGATCATCACGGTCCCTGACATCGGTAATTTGAATGTTTTCTTTTACCAAAAATATTGAACATGTTTTTTTCCCAATTATTAgtctatatctatacctaataataaagaggctattgcttccgtcggaaaacccaccgaggcatttttacaaaaaaaaacctgtaatttttgttattcaacccgcgctccatcatttatctggaacgcaaaaggaaaaaacgattcgctgaaaaaattatacccgtacgcatcgcctcctcccgtcgaccctgggctacCCTggtctgtgcccaggccgccgccacaccactcgccgccgcggccaacCTCAACTGCCACcgttgccgatctcaacccacccgcctccgcagccgtacctctccccgctcactgcccctgttgcggcgctcgagcgcatcgcgtcgaccctggtccaccctggcctgtgcccaggccgctgccacaccactcgccgccgcgaccgacctcaaccaccaccgttgtcgatctcaacccacccgcctccgcggccgtacctctgcccgcttgctgcccccgtttcggcgctcgagcacaacttctggatcaaatcaacgcgacagctacattgattgagatgatgcgtctgctcgatgcagaacggcggcggcgcgcggataaggcgcggcggagcgaagtacttgcaggtggaggcgggcctccatgactcacacggggaactccaaggttatggcgcggcaacggcgactccttatggtcaGATAGAGACGCCTaatccttgctcccctcatcgtatcccctcctccggcaggaactcatcacctGGTGAGATTCCCTCCCCATGCCTCTAACCGTGTGCCAAACACCGGCaaaaaattttgttttgtggggatttgtttgataATTAATGAATGTAttaaatgtaagattgtattgttgtagagacagagaatggaacaccaccttcagtttgtcatctgatcccacattctctatcccatgagtgaaataagataacaatccattgatcaattcacgtagcctttttgttttgctttgcttgtcccgctcaatttctcatcatggtggaattaacaatggacgggttgatttctcaacaaaataggataggactgactacattagttagttagcttattattttaataaatcaaaatgattataaaaaatttaaaagcgtgtggtatttttttcttccgttgcaacgcacgggcccttttgctagttagtCAAAAAGTACGTActcatacatatgtatatattcACATGCGCGTTGCAGAATTCTAACTATTGGCGTTCTAATTTTAGGCATTATCATTATGAGCATCCAGAGGCTGCTGAGATCGGAGAGATCATGTCAAATTATGGACTCGAACCCCATGAGTATGGCCCTATGGTTACGGGCCTGCGtagaaagccacaagcttggctcGAGTTCATGATGAGGTATGTTTTTGTTCTTTACATGAATGTGTGATGAGGCAAGTCTTCTACTATGCGGAATTTATATTAAGTTGctcttaattatttaattcagatTTGAGCTGGGACTAGAGAAGCCGGACCCTAGAAGAGCCCTGCAGAGCGCTCTCACGATAGCGCTTTCCTACGTTGTCGGTGGGCTGGTCCCACTCATGCCCTACATGCTCATTTCCACAGCTTATGATGCAATGCTCACATCGGTCGTGGCCACGCTTGTCGCGCTCTTCTTTTTTGGCTACGTCAAGGGCCGCTTCACTGGAAGCCGCCCACTCTTCAGTGCTCTCCAGACTACTTTTATCGGTGCTGCTGCTTCCGCTGCAGCATATGGAATCGCCAAAGCTGTGCAAGCTTGACGATGTACAAATTATCACCCATCCAAAGTTTCAATACCATTGAGCGAATGAGAGAAACATGAGATAGGGAGTATTTCGTTTATTTTTCAGTTCTGtgtgtttcattttctttgtgTTGACGTGCTTGTGTTTGCTTCTGAACTATCATAATGGGTATGGCTGGCATATTTATCCAGCAGTGAATAAATGAAGGTGCCGGGAGAGGAGGAATGTTATTGTGGCTTGTGTAAATTAATCTACCGCTCAACTCCGTCTTGAGTATTTGAAATATCATTTCCTTCTAATGTGGAAGAATGTATGTTGTGTTTATCTGAGCTGAATTTGAAATATATTTCCTTTATCATATAACTATACAATACTTATCGTTTTGTGAGTACAAAAGGGAATATACGTGGTCATTGGGAGACGGGTAAATataatatttaaataaaatatattttGTAGCATTCTACTTCAATGCCTATTTATGAGGCCACTGTTGATATATTGTCTTCAATTGAGCTTGTGGATTAAATACAATAATAGTAATGCACTTTTTTGCGAGGCTAAATAATAAAAACCATTGACAGGGTGGTGCATGTGTTTCTGAGGCTAGGTTTAGTAGTACATATTATTGTTTTATCTTGTTAGTGGGGCATGGTGGACACTTGTTGGGCTTGATCCTGACATTCATTTGTTCAATGGAACTTGGACTTGTGGAAGGAGCACCATCTTGCCGCGTGGCTCTGGGGTCTCCTATTCGCCTCGAGATGATCGTGAATCTGGTGGTGTTCGTTGTTGAAAACCCCGTGTTTCTTAGCCATGGAGTTTTTTTTTAAGAGaaggaggttaaacccccggcctctgcatcaatcgatgcatgcaaccatcttattattaattatttcacaaaGTCTAACAAGAATATATATCAATCCAcccaaagccaccactcacacctacaaactcgataatgtggagtgctctcactcaacatatctaagaccggtgttgtttccaatccatccacataacgtatcgggaacaacagccggtgcagcacacgtaaaacgcacacctcacacacacgttttaccagccgccatcatcctcgaaccactgacccatcttcaggaaagagatccgcatcatccttgccagtccaatcatccgtcgacgccaccacggcgcccaacggcgccaccgccctgcgctcatccgtccagatGCAAAGACTCCAGGAGATCTATCGTGCGaagcacctgccaaccaggcatgactcagcgtagcacctgtcggccaggcatgacttcaCAGCTCCATCAAAattccgtgcaagacgaagccgctcaatctcctgcctcagtctgccagcgctgctccacaaacgatgctcccaagagagaaacggcaccgcagtaccgccatcgtccgatctggaagaccagattctagggtttcccccgaagcagtgcccaccaccagaaaccgttcaggacccacacagtgcccaccaccactcagccctcaaggcgacgccttcaggaaggtcacgacgtcaaggatgccgccgccgcccaccggagttagggttttcacccgagaggcaaggaaggggagcagaggagcagatgtataccgacgtctccaaaaagaataacggcgcccttgagcgtcgtcgtcggCGCGGCCGTCCTGAGCCAAcaaaggggtttcccccaattcgaatctcctccaccggcttcaccCGCAGGAAGGGCCCCGGCAACCACGCCGGCACCGCGAAGAATCCGCAGGAGAGAGGCCCACAGATCAGGACCTGGGGGGCGCAGGTGGCGGTGCGGGCAGCGGCCGACGAAGGGGAACAACACACCTCCACAACGACACTTCCAAGAAAGATAGCGGCACCCGCGGGTCGCGGATCCGATGAAGACCGGAGCAAGGATTTCTCTCAGAACTACATTGGATATCCACCGCCACCGACCGCTGAGCATGGCCGCCACGCACCATCACGACCCCCAGCCAAGGCCACTGCACCGCGCGCCCTGGACACTGCTCGTGCCCAGCCGACCAGCGCAGCCGTGCCCGGCTGCCGCTCCCTACCACCAgggccgagtgccccgccagatCCGGCCATGGAGCCCCGGATCCGCCCTCCGCCGTCGCCGATTGGCGAGATCACACCGGATCCCGCAACCGCCGACGCGGGGCGCCGCCGTCAGAGCCCGAGGGCCGACGCGaggggccccgccgccgccatccccgGGGCGCGCGCGGCTTCGCCGGCGTCCCCTCCGGCAGCGGCGAAGCGGAAGGGGGCGGAGAGGGGGTCCGGTGGCGGTGCGGTACGGGGGCGGGCGGCCGGGCGGGAGGCTGCGTGACGGAGCTCTCGTCCAAGGGCgcgggcggaggcggaggcgatcCGATCTGAGCTGGGAGgcgggcggaggcggaggcgatcCGATCTGAGCTGGGAGCTGTCCTGTCCTTAGCCATGGAGTATGGACAATAAAATCATGAATTGTTTTCATAAATATCATtaatcgaggaggcattttttctTGGCACTCCACATGGCGCATTAATTTGGTCATGTCGTTGTCTTCTCCTTAGATGTACTGTTAGATGACATGGTATAGTTCCTCAGTTCTCCTCGAAAGATTCAAGTTTTACGGATTTGTTCACTTATAATGTGTGTATGAAGTTGTTAATCAGCTCCAATCTTGGGGTGCCAAAGATTTATGTCTGGTTCATTGGTAATTTATTGGCAAAATTTTATACTACCGTGTAATATATCGGTGGGTGGACAACACTTTTGATAGGCAATGTTTCATGAACTTTTCTTGGAACTTTGCAATGAAGACTTGTTCAGGATGGTATCACAACATTGTCGAGTTCTTTTGGTTAAAAAAACCAGGTTTGTGTTATCCTAGTTAGCGGGACTGACATGCCTCCTCCATAGTTGTAGATGGGGCTGGTATCCACCTACAAAATATGAAGAGGATTTGAATCTGCAACAAATTTCTTGAATTTTTTCCCATGGTTTCTAAATTTCTCTAGGGGCTTTGTTGGAATTAACCACGGGTCCTAGTCCGGCTTGGACTTGGAACCGTCACCGTGTAGGTATAGGATTAGTAGTTGTCTTGGTTAGCTACTATATATACGTACAAGTACCCCTGTAATATTGAACTCAGATCAAAGATCAATACAAAGCAATTAACGGGGCGACACGCTCCCGAAGCCATCCAACCTGTACTGCCTCGTGTTCATGTGTCTCGGCAACTTGTGCTAGTTCAAATCGATCAACCCAGTTGCAGTGCAAGCTAGCTAGCCACCGCTGCTACAATCCATCCAGCTGCCTGACTGGTTGCTTAGGAACGTACGCGCAACTAGGCTGTACGTGCGTCTTCTACTGCTGCGTACGTACGTGCTTCGACGGAAAGTATTCGTCCGGAGCGACGTCCGACGCGGGTCtgtgccaacaattggtatctagagcttgGTTTATTGGCGTGATCTTCGGAAAGCAATCGAAGGATCATGTCAAacccgggcaaggagatcgttgtGGCGGAAGCTAAAGCACCGATGCCGATGGTTGGGGGGTCGCAATTCCCTCGGCTGGATCGAGAGGCACTATGGGCGATGAACATGGAGGTCGCGATGGAGGGAGCGGAATTCTGGGAAGCTGTCGATCCCGGCGGCGCCGAGTACGCGAAGGGCGCGGCAAAGTATCGGACGGATCGTCAGGCGTTAACGACGATCTACTCCGCCATGCCGAAGGATGTGCTGCAACACCTCGTCGGAAAGAAATCAGCGAAGGAGGCATGGGAGACCATCAAGATCCTGCACCAGGGTCATGAACGTGTCAAGGAAGCACACCTTCGGTCCTTGATGAGAAGCTACGAATGACTGAAGATGGAGGAAAGCGAGACGGTTGATCAGTTTGCCTCCCGTCTTAAGACCCTCGTCAATGGCATACAGGGCTATGGTTCAACCCTAGAAGAAGTTGCGATCGTCCGACGATTTTTGCGCGCCGCGCCGACACGCTACATCGAGATCGTCACGTCGATCGAGCAATGTCTCAACCTAAAGACTCTCACGGTCGAGGATCTCGTCGGAAGGTTGAAGGCCCACGACGAGAGAATTCGTCTCAGTTTCGGCGACGCAGAGGCGAGTGAGCACCTGATGCTGACAAAGGCACAATGGATTGCCCTGTCAAAAGAACAACAAGGCGgatccacgagcagcagcaagaaAGAACTTCGCCGACTCGGACGACGAGGATGCGCCTGCACCACCGAGGAGGAAGTTTGACATCAGGAAAGTGAGGTGTCATAAGTGTGGCCTCCTCGGTCACTTCAAGGCTGACTGCGAGGAAGCACCGAAGCAACAATCACTCATGGCCGAGGAAGGAGACGATGGGGATATGATGCTGATGTGCGAGCTGGTGGATGAAGAGGATCCACATGATCATGATCAGCTGGACATGGATCCGGTGAGTGCATCTGTACCAGTAAATCCAGGCGAAGTCATGGTGCCAGAAGACCATGATGCACGGAGTGATGGAGTGGTCACGGTAGAACCAGGCGAAGTCATGGCGCTAGAGAACCATGACACAAGGCGTGACGGTGTGATCGCGCTAGAAGCAGTTGATGTCATGATGCCAGAGAACCATGACACAAGGCGTGACGGTGTGATCACGCTAGAAGCAGGTGATGTCATGACGCTAGAAGCCCATGACACAAGGCGTGATGGTGTGGTCGCGCAAGACACGAGCAAAGTTATGATGCCAGAAGTTCATAACACAATACGTGACGGTGTGGTCACGTTAAAAGACGACGAAGACGTGTCGCCCGAAGATCGCATCACGCGGCGAGCTGCACTCGGACCAGATGACCACCACACTCGTCGAGCTAGACTCGGATCAGACGGCACGACAGAAGAATGTTGGGCGATGCTTGATGTGTCAGCCACGCGCACTGAGTCGAGGGAACGAGGCGCTATGCAAGACGTGCCAGGAATGCTCGTACCAGACTCTACAAGTGACCTTGCGAGCAAGGAGGCGACCGACACGTCAACGAGTTCATGCATGCAGGTGGATAACACAAAGTTCGAGTGCCATGCAGCAAACCGGCTAGAGGAAGGCGTCCTGGAAATAACGCAAGCAAGGCCGACAGTAGTGGCAGCCACCACAATCGATGGAAGCAGCAACGGCTCAGCCTTTGCATGGCCTTGTGCTGCTTTGAAAGGCGCTGGTGGGACATCTCGAGAAGTACATGCACGTGAAGAAATGCATGACTACATGGCTGGTTCATCTGGTGAAAATGCAACCAGCTCGAGAGAGTCCGAAATGCCAGAAACGAGAAGTTTGGCAACTTCAGAAGATGTGTCGTTTCTTTCGAAAGCACTGGACACAGAAGAAAGGCCACATGAACCAGTGAAAGGGTTTCAAATAAATTCGGTGAAGATGAAAAGTAAAGGGCAACTATGTTTGCAGATCGAGGAACCGAAATTTTCTGAAGACGCAAATATGGAAGAATGTTGGAGTTATGCTATGAATGAAGAGTTGAGGTCGATCCGAGACAACAAAGTATGGGAGCTCGTGGATCTTCCCAACGGACATAGTGCCATAGAGCTCAAGTGGatgtacaaagtcaagaaggatgTCGAAGGAAACTTGGTGAAGCATAAAGCAAGACTCGTGGCTAAAGAAAACGtgcaagagcaaggtgtggaAATCAAAGAAGTGTTTTCTCCAGTTGCAAGGATGTATTCGATGAGGCTACTTATTgctctcgcggctcaagaatcTTGGAGGATACGTCA harbors:
- the LOC123413269 gene encoding vacuolar iron transporter 1-like, translated to MAGAGEGREQPTMLEKELISSHKEHHFTAGEVVRDVIMGVSDGLTVPFALAAGLSGASAPSSLVLTTGLAEVAAGAISMELGGYLAAKSEADHYERELSREQEEIITVPDIEAAEIGEIMSNYGLEPHEYGPMVTGLRRKPQAWLEFMMRFELGLEKPDPRRALQSALTIALSYVVGGLVPLMPYMLISTAYDAMLTSVVATLVALFFFGYVKGRFTGSRPLFSALQTTFIGAAASAAAYGIAKAVQA